Proteins encoded in a region of the Megalops cyprinoides isolate fMegCyp1 chromosome 3, fMegCyp1.pri, whole genome shotgun sequence genome:
- the msx2b gene encoding homeobox protein MSH-D — protein sequence MSSPASSKNSYSSDEDIRPEPTQKDKVSRLPFSVEALISDRKPDREFTGKAEGTLLGTSRMHNYLYFSRDSHSPEGFSKQFIPTSPVKSEASEPEDSAPWVTSARFSPQPRQLSPSCPLRKHKTNRKPRTPFSTSQLLALERKFRQKQYLSIAERAEFSSSLSLTETQVKIWFQNRRAKAKRLQEAELEKLKMAAKPVLHPGMPFPFSLSAPLGAAASLYGHSYPFHRPMLPVPPIGLYATPAGYSMYHLT from the exons ATGTCTTCTCCAGCGAGTTCGAAAAACAGCTACTCCTCTGATGAGGACATTCGACCAGAGCCGACGCAAAAGGACAAAGTGTCAAGATTACCTTTCAGCGTGGAAGCTTTGATCTCGGACAGAAAGCCTGACAGAGAGTTTACTGGGAAAGCCGAAGGGACTTTACTGGGTACGTCCAGGATGCACAATTACTTATATTTTTCCAGAGATTCTCACAGTCCAGAGGGATTTTCAAAGCAGTTCATTCCGACATCACCCGTTAAATCGGAGGCATCAGAGCCGGAGGATAGCGCACCTTGGGTCACTAGCGCAAGGTTCTCACCACAACCCC GGCAGCTGAGTCCTAGCTGTCCACTGCGGAAGCACAAGACGAACCGCAAGCCCCGAACCCCCTTCAGCACCTCCCAGCTCCTGGCCCTGGAGCGCAAGTTCCGGCAGAAACAGTACCTCTCCATCGCCGAGCGGGCCGAATTCTCCAGCTCCCTCAGCCTGACCGAGACCCAGGTCAAGATCTGGTTCCAGAACCGGCGGGCCAAGGCAAAGAGGCTCCAGGAGGCTGAGCTGGAGAAGCTCAAGATGGCTGCCAAGCCTGTGCTGCACCCAGGGATGCCGTTCCCTTTCTCCCTGAGCGCCCCGCTCGGAGCCGCCGCCTCGCTCTACGGACATTCCTACCCCTTCCACCGGCCCATGCTACCCGTCCCGCCCATCGGACTCTACGCCACGCCTGCAGGGTACAGCATGTACCACCTGACCTGA